The region ACTTAATGTATTCCTTAAGTACACCATTGCGGTTGGGATGACGCAGTTTCCTCAGTGCCTTTGCCTCAATTTGACGAATTCGTTCTCTAGTGACATCAAAGATTTGACCTATTTCTTCGAGGGTTTTCATTCGACCATCATCAAGGCCATATCGCAATCTGAGCACATCTCTTTCTCGAGGGCTAAGAGTAGCAAGTACCCCTTCCAGGTCTTCTCTTAGAAGTGTTTTGGCAACGTCTAATTCAGGATTTTCCGAATCTGATTCGATGAAATCACCTAAACGAGAATCTTCTTCTTTCCCTATAGGCGTCTCTAATGAGATGGGCAATTGAGCACTTTTGGCGATAAAACGTAATTTTTCAATGGTCATCTCCATGCTTTCGGCAATTTCTTCTTCACTTGGTTTCCTGCCAAATTCTTGACTTAGAACTTTTGTTGTTTTTTTGATTCTTGAAATAGTTTCATAGAGATGAACAGGGAGCCTAATCGTACGACTTTGGTCTGCAATTGCTCTGGTGATTGCCTGCCTGATCCACCAAGTTGCATAGGTTGAAAACTTATAACCTTTCTCATGATCAAATTTCTCTGCAGCGCGAATTAATCCAAGACTCCCTTCTTGAATTAGATCTTGGAAAGAAAGTCCTCTGTTCATATATTTCTTTGCAATTGAAACTACTAATCGAAGGTTTGATTGGACCATCTTTTCTTTTGCGCGTCTGGCAAGCATTAACCTGCGGCGGAATCTTGCCATTGGCATGTTTACTAAGGCAGCCCA is a window of Prochlorococcus marinus subsp. marinus str. CCMP1375 DNA encoding:
- the rpoD gene encoding RNA polymerase sigma factor RpoD; translation: MTSATSSKSVTKQKSNVTKSKKTKSLLKEGSQKNQHSKNLSEKKSTSKKKAVTSITKKNNPTEPILSDENLEIAADQLLNATEMKNEESASLDIQNNDSLIGDLTDAEAREKALASIKLGPKGVYTEDSIRVYLQEIGRIRLLRPDEEIELARKIADLLHLEELAIQFESEHGNYPTKKEWAALVNMPMARFRRRLMLARRAKEKMVQSNLRLVVSIAKKYMNRGLSFQDLIQEGSLGLIRAAEKFDHEKGYKFSTYATWWIRQAITRAIADQSRTIRLPVHLYETISRIKKTTKVLSQEFGRKPSEEEIAESMEMTIEKLRFIAKSAQLPISLETPIGKEEDSRLGDFIESDSENPELDVAKTLLREDLEGVLATLSPRERDVLRLRYGLDDGRMKTLEEIGQIFDVTRERIRQIEAKALRKLRHPNRNGVLKEYIK